In Arthrobacter citreus, a single genomic region encodes these proteins:
- a CDS encoding O-antigen ligase family protein, giving the protein MKTNVRLQKDITFNLQYVFILIMILFFGFTTLRIGMFGIGEAILLFFCMTQLFSQRDIYISFEKHLFTIFWFYYIAIIIIGYAVNTILAINPQQIKFDLMSYLVILFLCFTFELAFKKSSFSYLYKLLRFIYFGGISIIGALYFIYLKGMYTLLGFPLTYAGSDIFSPFANDYHQFAYFVAPLPFIGLYLFVKERNLFYRLVALIGIALCIKIGLATTSSTLVSSWVITTLLFCVLKVLEILKGLSRSKSIIIVFFCFVMIMLIINYEHILLFINDFFKGDTNGENRLIIWGNAIKAWKHSPIFGLGPGSFSGQEVFFGYEAHNTFLQILTQGGIMGGIAYIILVKKLTKMVSVNVYILCAVVSLIAYGLGINDLRRTVLWFYFILFYYLSLKSKGGKSNDAIVINNNSTSVQR; this is encoded by the coding sequence ATGAAAACTAATGTAAGGTTACAAAAAGATATCACTTTTAATTTACAGTATGTTTTTATTTTAATAATGATTTTATTCTTTGGTTTTACTACTTTAAGAATCGGCATGTTTGGAATTGGTGAAGCCATTTTGTTATTTTTTTGCATGACACAATTATTTAGTCAGCGTGATATTTATATCTCATTTGAAAAGCATTTATTTACTATATTTTGGTTTTATTATATAGCAATTATCATAATTGGATATGCGGTGAATACCATTTTAGCAATTAATCCACAGCAGATCAAATTTGATCTTATGTCTTATCTAGTTATCTTATTTTTATGTTTTACTTTTGAGTTAGCGTTTAAGAAAAGCAGTTTTTCCTACCTGTATAAGTTATTACGCTTTATTTACTTTGGAGGAATTTCTATAATTGGAGCTTTGTATTTTATTTACTTAAAAGGAATGTATACATTATTGGGCTTTCCATTAACGTATGCAGGATCAGATATTTTTTCTCCATTTGCCAATGATTATCACCAGTTTGCTTATTTCGTTGCGCCGTTACCTTTTATTGGACTATATCTATTCGTAAAAGAGCGCAATCTATTTTATAGGCTTGTAGCATTAATTGGAATAGCTTTATGTATAAAAATTGGCTTAGCGACTACATCCTCTACTTTAGTATCGTCTTGGGTAATAACTACATTATTGTTCTGTGTATTGAAAGTTTTAGAGATTTTAAAAGGACTGAGTCGATCAAAGAGTATCATTATAGTCTTTTTCTGCTTTGTTATGATAATGCTAATCATAAACTATGAGCACATTTTATTGTTTATTAATGATTTCTTTAAAGGTGATACAAACGGTGAGAATAGACTAATCATATGGGGGAACGCCATTAAGGCTTGGAAGCACTCTCCCATTTTTGGGCTAGGGCCTGGTTCATTTAGTGGGCAAGAAGTATTTTTTGGCTATGAAGCGCATAATACTTTTCTTCAAATACTAACACAAGGTGGTATTATGGGAGGAATTGCCTACATCATTTTAGTAAAAAAGTTAACTAAAATGGTTTCTGTAAATGTTTATATTTTATGTGCTGTAGTTTCATTAATTGCCTACGGACTTGGTATTAATGACTTACGAAGAACCGTTTTATGGTTTTACTTTATCCTTTTTTATTATCTTAGCCTAAAGAGTAAGGGAGGTAAAAGTAATGATGCCATCGTTATTAACAATAATAGTACCAGTGTACAACGCTGA
- a CDS encoding glycosyltransferase: MKFPKLKTIYTVHGFHFYKGAPILNWGFYYPIERLMVHFTDKMITMNSEDYERAQKFKVKEAYKLNGVGLDLGLYKPNNVEKNEIRRRLNIEKDDFVILMIAEINQNKNHKQVISAVEILRNKGINIKLICAGDGPLLFNLEKDINERGLEGNIQLLGFREDINELIIACDIGILTSLREGLPRNIMELMACEKPVIGTNIRGVRDLVIDSKNGFLVNVNSPEETAKKIEILFNERDLLNDMGANAYQFILDYNVERVMEDLLEVYG, translated from the coding sequence GTGAAATTTCCTAAATTGAAGACAATCTATACTGTTCATGGTTTTCATTTTTATAAAGGTGCCCCAATTTTAAATTGGGGTTTTTATTATCCTATCGAAAGATTAATGGTCCATTTCACTGATAAAATGATCACAATGAACTCAGAAGATTATGAAAGAGCTCAAAAATTTAAAGTGAAGGAAGCCTATAAGTTAAATGGAGTTGGTCTCGATTTAGGTCTGTATAAACCTAATAACGTAGAAAAAAACGAGATTCGACGTAGATTAAATATAGAAAAGGATGATTTTGTCATTCTTATGATAGCTGAGATTAATCAAAATAAAAATCATAAACAGGTAATTAGTGCGGTTGAAATTCTGAGAAATAAAGGAATTAATATTAAACTAATTTGCGCAGGTGATGGGCCGTTACTCTTTAATTTAGAAAAGGATATTAATGAACGAGGTTTAGAGGGAAATATTCAGTTACTAGGCTTTAGGGAAGATATTAACGAGCTTATAATAGCTTGCGATATCGGAATTCTTACTTCACTTAGAGAAGGGCTTCCGAGGAATATCATGGAATTAATGGCATGTGAAAAACCAGTAATTGGGACTAATATACGAGGTGTAAGGGATTTAGTAATCGATTCAAAAAATGGATTTTTAGTTAATGTTAACTCTCCTGAGGAAACTGCAAAAAAAATTGAAATATTATTCAACGAAAGAGACTTATTAAATGACATGGGTGCAAATGCATACCAATTTATTCTAGATTATAACGTAGAACGTGTCATGGAAGATCTCTTAGAAGTATATGGGTAA